GATTGTCGAGCTGGACCGACGAGTTCTGCAGATACACCGAGCCATCAGCCTTCACCGAGATGGTGATCGGCGTCGCGTCGGTATTGACCGGCTTCGCGTTGGCGTGCGGCAGATTGACGGTGACGCCGGAGGTGATGAGCGGCGCCGTGATCATGAAGATGATCAGCAAGACGAGCATCACGTCGACGAGGGGGGTGACGTTGATTTCCGCCATGGGCCGGTAACGACCGCGCCTTCCGCCGGATTTCCGATCGAGCAGACCGCCGGCCATGGTCAGGTGCGCTCCTCGGCCTGGCGGGAGAGGATCGCGCTGAACTCGGCGCCGAAGGCCTCGAGGCGCGCGGCCAGGCGGGCAAGATCGGTCGACAGCTTGTTGTAGGCAAGCACGGCCGGAATGGCCGCGACGAGGCCGATCGCGGTGGCGAACAGCGCTTCGGCGATGCCGGGCGCGACGACGGCGAGATTGGTGTTGTGCATCGCCGCGATCGCCGAGAACGAGTGCATGATGCCCCAGACCGTGCCGAACAGGCCGACGAACGGGGCCACCGCGCCGATCGAGGCCAGAAACACCATGTAGCGCTCAAGGCGCTCCATTTCCCGCATCGTCGTGACGCCCATCGCCCGGTCGATCCGTTCGGCGACGCTGGAGCGCACCACGTCGGCGCCCGCGATCCGGCTGGAACGGCGCCATTCGCCCATGGCGGCGCCGAAAACGGCCGCCATCGGATGGCCCGGTTCCGCGCCTTCCTGGTCGTAAAGCTCATCCAGGCTGCGGCCGGACCAGAACTTGTCCTCGAACGCGTTGGCCTCGCGGTTGACGCGGCGGATGCTGAGCGACTTCTCGATGATGATCGCCCAGACCCAGACGCTGGCCGCAAGCAGCAGCACGATGACGACCTGCACCACGAAACCCGCATGCAGGAACATGCCCAGCAGCGAGAGGTTGGTGCCAGGCGCCGCGAGCCCGGCAGTATTCACAGCCTGATCCACGTTCAGTCCCCTTCCACGGCCGCCAGGCCGTCTTCTGTTTTGCCGCCCGCGACAGCGTCATCGTGCATCCGCACGAGGGCGGCGCGCATCTCCGCCGGCAGGCGCGCCGCTCTCCCGCTCGCCCGATCGACGCAGGCGAGCTGCAGCCTGATTCGCACCAGCGTAATGGCGTCGCGCCGGATCGTCTGGTCCAGCGCGACACGCGCTGCGGCAACCTGCCGCACACGGGTCACGACGGTGATCAGATCATCGAGTCGCGCGGGCCGCTCATAGTCGATTTCCGCGCGGTGCACTACGAACATCCGGTCGTGGACATCTACCATTTCCGCGTGTGGCACCCCCAGCGAACGCAGGGCTTCCGACCGCGCCCGCTCGGCGTAACGCAGATAATTGGCGTGATAGACGATGCCGCCCGCATCGGTATCCTCGAAATAGATCCGCACGCCGAGCCGATGCTCGCCGCCGCGAAGCGCATTTTCCAGCATGTTCGCGACGTCGTTCATGGGTCGAACGGCAGATCCGACTGGCCGGGAGCAGCGGTGGGCGGCAGCAGGCCGAGATGCGCCCAGGCCTCGCGCCCGAGCATTCGACCGCGCGGGGTGCGGATCACGAACCCCTCCTGGATGAGAAAGGGCTCGATCACGTCTTCGAGCGTGTCGCGCGGTTCGGACAGTGCCGCGGCCAGGGTCTCGATACCGACCGGCCCGCCATTGTGGTGCTCGGCGATGCGGCGGAGATAGCGCCGGTCCATCGCATCGAGCCCGCGCTGATCGACGTCGAGCCGCGTCAGCGCCGCGTCGGCCGCCGCGCGGTCGACCCTCGCCGTGCCCGCGACGGCGGCGAAATCGCGCACCCGCCGCGTCAGCCGGCCGGCGATCCGCGGTGTCCCGCGCGAGCGGCGGGCGATTTCCGCCGCGCCATCCGCCGTGATGTCCATCTCCAGCAGCGTGGCGGCGCGGGTGACGATCAGGGTCAGTTCCTCCGGCGTGTAGAAGACGAGCCGGAGCGGAATGCCGAACCGGTCGCGCAGCGGATTGGCGAGCAGGCCGGAACGCGTGGTCGCGCCGATCAGCGTGAACCGCGGCAGGTCGATCCGCACCGATCGCGCCCCGGGCCCCTCGCCGATGATCAGGTCGAGCACGAAATCCTCCATCGCGGGATAGAGAACCTCCTCGATCGAGGGCTGCAGGCGATGAATCTCGTCGATGAACAGAACGTCCCTCGGTTGCAGGTTGGTCAGGATGGCCGCCAGATCGCCCGATTTCTGGATGATCGGCCCCGAGGTCGCCCGGAAACCAACCCCCATCTCGCGCGCGATGATCTGCGCCAGCGTGGTCTTGCCCAGCCCCGGCGGGCCGTGCAGCAGCACATGGTCGAGCGATTCGCCCCGGCCGCGCGCCGCGGCGATGAATATCGCAAGATTTTCTCGGCTCGCTTTCTGCCCCGTGAATTCCGCGAGAGTTTGCGGCCGCAGGGCGGCTTCCGGCCCGTCCTCCGCATCGCGCGCGCCGGAGAGCAGCGCCCGGTCTTCCGCGCCGCTCATCGGGCGAGCCGCCGCAGCCCGCCGCGGATCAGCTCATCCAGCGCCGCGTCCTCGCCGGCCTCCGCCTGCACCGCGGAAAGGGCCGCCTCTGCTTCGGCACGGCGGTAGCCGAGATTGACCAGGGCCGAAAGCGCGTCGGCCAGCTTCCCCTGCGGCGGAGCGACGGGCGGGGCCGTTCCGGTCGGGATGAAGGCCGAGCCGGTCGGCATCGCGGCAATCCGCTCGCGCAGCTCGGAAATCAGCCTTGCGGCAAGCTTGGGGCCGACGCCGGGCGCGCGGGTGATCGCCCCCCGGTCGCTCGCGGCGATGGCGCTGGCGAGCTGGTCCGGCGGCAGCGCCGAAAGCAGGTTGAGCGCCACTTTCGCGCCCACGCCCTGAATGGTGGTGAGCAGGCGGAACCAGTCGCGCTCGGCGGCATCGATGAAGCCGAACAGGGTGATCGCATCCTCGCGGACCTGGGTTTCGACGAGCAGCGTCGCGCGCGCCGGCGGCGCCGGCAAGGCGGCCAGGCTGCGCGCGGAGCAGAACACCACGTAGCCGACGCCGCTCACATCGATCAGGCAGCGCCCGTCCTCGATCTGCTCGGCCGTGCCGCAGAGCCGCCCGATCATGCCGCCGGCACCCGGCTGGCGGTGGCGAGATGATGCGCATGGCAGATGGCGACGGCGAGTGCATCCGCCGCATCGGCGCGGGTGATCGCCGCCCCCGGCAGCAGGCGGCGCACCATGAGGGCGACCTGGTCCTTTTCCGCGGCCCCGGTGCCGACCACGGCGCGCTTCACCGTCTTGGCGCCGTATTCGGCGACCGCGATTCCCGCCCGCGCCGGGGCGAGCAGGGCGACGCCGCGGGCATAGCCGAGCTTGAGCGTCGCGGTCGCGTTGCGGTTGACATAGGTTTCCTCGACCGCCGCATGGTCGGGCGCATAGGTCGCGAGCAGCCGGGCGAGGGCGGCGTCGAGCGTATGCAGCCGCTCGGCCACCGCCGCCGCGCCGTCGGTCGCGATCACCCCGTCGGCGACATGCCGCAGCCGGTTGCCATCGGCGTCGATGATGCCGAAGCCGGTGAAGCGAAGGCCGGGATCGATCCCGATGATGCGCGCGCGAATCGGCATGCTCACGGACTATAAAGGATTCCGCGCCCCCCGTCCGGTCAGGCGGACAGTGCCTGCATCACGTCGTCGGGAATCTCGAAATTGGCGTAGACGCTCTGCACGTCGTCGCTCTCCTCGAGCGCGTCGATCAGCTTCATCACGCTGCGGGCGGCCTCCTCGTCGAGCGGCGTGGTGGTGGTCGGCCGCCAGTCGAGCTTCGCGGCTTCGGGCTCGCCGAATTTCTGCTCCATCGCGTCGCGCACGGCGAAGAAGTTTTCCACCGCGCAGATGATCTCGTGGCCCTCGTCGGTGCTCTGCACGTCGTCCGCCCCGGCCTCGATCGCGGCTTCGAGCATGTCGTCCGCGCTGGCGGCCGCGGTCGGATAGCGGATCAGGCCGATCCGGTCGAACATGAAGGCGACGGAATTGGTCTCGCCCAGCGCGCCGCCATGTTTCGAGAAGGCCGCCCGCACGTCGGAGGCCGTGCGGTTGCGGTTGTCGGTCAGCGCCTCGACGATGATCGCGATCCCGGACGGGCCGTAACCCTCGTAGCGCACCTCCACGTAATCGTCACCGCCGGCGCCGCCCGCCGCCTTCTTGATCGCCCGCTCGATCGTGTCGCGCGGCATGTTCGCCTGGCGGGCGGCGGCGCAGGCCGCGCGCAGCCGCGGGTTCGCTGCCGGGTCGGGCAGGCCGGTCTTGGCCGAGACGGTGATCTCGCGGATCAGCTTGGCGAACTGCCTGGCGCGCCGCGCATCCTGCGCGCCCTTGCGGTGCATGATGTTCTTGAATTGCGAATGTCCGGCCATCAGAAAATCCATGATTCATCGCCGGTGCGCGCCCGCGCGCGTCCCGGAAGTTTGGTCGCGGCCGGCGATACCATGTCCGGCCCGAATTTGATATGCCCCTTCGGCGACCCGTTTTTGCGGTCATGATCGGGGGATGGATGGAGAGTGCGTCGCTGGGGCTGGCGCATCGCGCATGGCGGCTGCTGCCCGCCGAGACGCGCCGCCGCGCGATGACGCGGGTGGCGGGCCTCATCGCCGGCCGGCCGGATCGCCTGCCGCCGGCGGCGAGCGAGGGCATCGTGGTGGCCGGCGATATCGACGGGGCGAACGGCCTCGCCGAGACCAGCCGGATCATGGATACGGTGTTCCGCCAGATCGGCGTGGGGCGCGGCACGCTCCAGCTCGGCCTGCCCAGCGTCACCCCCGCGCCGGGCGCGCTGCCGCCCGCCGAGGCCGCGATGCTCGCGGTGGTGAACGCGCCGATCCTGCCCGTCGGCCTCGCCCGCTGGCCGCGCGCGCTGATGCGGGGCCGCCGGGTCATCGGTCTCTTCGTGTGGGAACTGCCGGCGGTGCCGGCCGCCTGGCACGTGGGGGCGAAATTCGTCCACGAGATCTGGGCGCCGTCCGCCTTCTGCGCCGAGGCGTTCGAGCCCCTGGCGCCGGGCCGCGTGCGCGTCGTGCCCTATCCGCTCGCCGCCCTGCCACCGCGCCCGGTCGAGGGCGGACGCGCCGATTTCGGCCTGCCCGACGGCGCGCTGGTGGTGCTGGTCGTGTTCAATCTCGCGTCCAGCCGCGTGCGCAAGAACCCCGAAGGCGCCATCCGCGCCTTCCGCGCCGCCTTCGGCGACCGCCGCGACCGGATGCTGGTGCTCAAACTGTCCGGCACCTCGCTGTATCCCGAGGACCTCGCGGAGATCCGGGCGATGGTCGCGGATGCGCCGAACATCCGGGTGATCGACGAGACCATTCCCGAGCCCGCCCTGCGCGGCCTCATCGCGGCGAGCGATATCGTGATGTCGCTGCATCGCGCCGAGGGGTTCGGCCTCATCCCGGCCACCGCGATGCTGCTCGGCCGCCCGGTGGTGACCACCGGCTGGTCCGGCAACATGAGCTTCATGGACGCGGACAGCGCTGGCCTTGTGAAATACGATCTGGTGCCGGTGAACGACCCGCGCGGCACCTACCGGCTGGAGGGCAGCCGCTGGGCGGAGCCGGATGCCGGCCATGCGGCGGCGCTGCTCCGGCAACTGGCCGACGATCCCTCCGCGCGGGCCGCACTCGCCGCGCGCGGGCGGGAGACCGCGATGCGCGCGCTGGGAGACGCGCCGGTGCGCGACGCGCTCGCCGCCTCCGGCATCCGATGAGGATTCTCACCTGGCAATGGGGACGGCGCGGCGCCGGGCCGCGCTTCGCCGCCCTGCTCCATGCGGCACTCGGCCGCCTGCCGGCGACCGAATCGGTGCTGTCGCTCTCGGCCGAGGCGGAAATCCTCGGCGCGGCGGATGCGCCGGACTGCGCCTGGCGCTACCCGACCTATTCGAGCGCCGCCGGCGCGCTGGCGCGGCTACTCACCCTGCCCCTCGCCGGGCGCAGCGTTCGGGCGGAACTCGACCGTCTCGCACCGGATGTGGCGCTCTGCGCCATGCCCGCGGTGCTCGACCGGCTGATGGTCGCCAATCTGCGCGTGCCTTACGGGATCATCGTGCACGACGCGGTCTCGCACCCCGGCGAAAGCTTGAGCTTCCGGCTGGTGGATCAGGCGCGGCTGCTGCGCGGCGCGGGGCTGCTGGCCACGCTCAGCCAGGCGGTGACCGACGAGTTGCACAATGCCGGCGCGGTCCGCCCCGGCCAGCGGGTTCTCACCCTCACGCATCCGCCGATGCCGGTGGGCGACGGCGCGATGCCGGCCGCGCCCTTCGCCCATGGCGGCCGGCCGCGGCTGCTGATGTTCGGCCGGCTGCTGCCCTACAAGGGGCTCGACCTGCTGTGCCAGGCGATGGCGGATCTCGGCCCCGATCCCGGGTTCATGCTGAAGGTGGCGGGCGATGGCCCGGATTCCGCCGAACTCGGTCGCCTCGGCGCGATGCCGCATGTCGTGGTCGACCGGCGCTGGATTCCCGAGGCCGAACTGGCGCAACTGATCGGCGATTCGGATGCGCTGGTGCTGCCCTACCGGCAGGCGAGCCAGTCCGGCGTGGCGGCGGCGGCGCTCGCCCTGGGCCGCCAGGTGATCGCCACCGATGTCGGCGGCCTTGCCGAGCAACTGCGCGACGCGCCGCAGGCGATCCTCTGTCCGCCGGATGCCGGCGCGCTGGCCGATGCCCTGCGCACCTGGCGCGACCGGCGCTTCACGCCGGGGCCGACGCCCGCCGCCGATCCGATGGCGGCATGGACGGCGATGGCGGCTCAGTTGCGCGCCGGGCTGGGCGCGATTTCGGGCGCGGCCTGAACCGGCTTCACCGACCAGACCAGCATTGCGGCGCCGGCCAGCATCACCGCCACCATCACGAACGGCGCGCCCGGAAACCGCCACGGCAGGACGCCGCTGAACGCCTCGAACACGGCAGCCCCGGTCAGCGGCGCGACGATCGCGGTCAGCCCCTCGATGGAGGAGAGCGCGCCGTTCATCCGCCCCTGCTGGTCCGCCGGTGCTGCGCGCGAGAGCATGCTGCGGATCGCCGGATTGGCGATCGAGCCCAGCGCCATCAGCCCCACTCCGGCGAACAGCCACGAAGCGGTCGGCGCAACGCCGAAGATCATGTAGGCGGCCGCGTTGCAGGCGAAGCCGACAAAGGCGGCGCCGCGTTCGCCAAGCAGTGTCACGGCCCGGCGGACCAGACCGAACTGCACGAGCGTCGACGCGATGCCGGTGCATGCGAAGAAGATGCCGTTCTCGCGCGGCCCCCAGCCGAAGCGCAACGAGGCATAGAGTACAAAAACCGCCTGGATCGCGCCGAGGCCGAACCATCGCACGCTCCACGCCGCGGCGAGGCGCCAGAGGCGCGGCACGGTGGTGAGCAGCCGCATGGCGCCGAGCGGTGTCGCTTCCCGCAGGCGAAACGGCCGCCGCCGCTCCGGCGGCAGCGATTCGGGCAGGACGAAAATACCGTAGACCACGTTCACCGCGACCAGCCCGGCCGAGACCAGAAAGGGCAACCGCAGATCGATCGCGCCGAGAAACCCGCCGATCACCGGCCCGGTGGTGAAGCCGAGCCCGAACGCGGCGCCGATCAGGCCGAAACGCTGGGCGCGCCGTTCCGGCGGGGTGATGTCGGCGATATACGCGCTGGCGGCCGAGACGTTGCCGGCCGTCGCACCGGCGATCAGCCGGCCGACGAACAGCCAGAGCAGGTTGGGCGCGAAGGCGAGGAGCAGATAGTTCGCCGCACTCCCGGCGAGGGAAACGAGAATGAGGCGGCGGCGGCCGAACCGGTCGCTCAGCTGGCCGAGCACCGGGGCGGCGAAGAATTGCGTCGCCGCGAAGGTCATGCTCAGCACGCCGACCCAGAGGGCCGCGTGCGAGGCGGGTGTTGCGGACAGCTTCTCGACGAGATCGGGCAGAATCGGCGCGATGAGGCCGAAACCGATCGAATCGATGACGAGAACCGCGAAAATGAACCCCATGGTGAGATCGATCCATCCCGTTCAGCAGAGGGCGGGTAGACTGATTCGAACCGGAAGGGGAAGTCTGGCTCCCGGAGTAGGACTCGAACCTACGACCGAGCGGTTAACAGCCGCTTGCTCTACCAGCTGAGCTATCCGGGAACCGTGAAGCGCCTCATAGCCAAGCCCGTGGAGAATGGCAACAGGGTCTGTTCATATCGGCCCTGCCCGATCGACGGGCCGGCCGCCGGCGAGAGGTGGCGATGAAGAAGAGACGGAGAAAAAAGGTGGTGGCCCTCCCCGGACTCGAACCGGGATGCCCGCAAGGGCGCGCGATTTTCGTACCACTTCGGCTTTCGCCGCCCCATGCGGGTTCGTGGTCTGGACTGTCCCTTCACCATACCCCGGCTTTCGCCGGAGGTTTAGGTGCCGCCCGTCCAGTCTCTACACCTTCCCGTTTCCGGGCTTGGCTCGGGATTAGCAGTGAAGCCTTCCCCGACTTTGAGCGGTTCTACGCCGGGCATTTCCACCCGGGCACCCAATTTACGATGAGTCGCGTTCGTCTACCATTCCGACAGAGGGCCAACGGATAAAGTGTATACTCAACAGCATGCGCTCTGCAAAGGGCCGGATGCCGGAGCGTCCGGTCATGCCGGCTGGCGCGCAGGTCCGGGCGGTATCGGGCCGCAGGTTTCGCAAGGACGTCACACAAGGCGGATGGACAAACCGGGGCGGACGGAGTTAGGCTCTGGGCCAACAACTTGTATAGATATCTATTTATGAGAGATGCCTGATATGTCCCGCGCCGCATGGCTTGGCGTCCTCGCCCGGGCGACATGTGCTGAACTGGCGGCCTGCCTCGCCGCCGTGCCGCCTTTGGCCGGCTTCGTGAGGCTGCGCGGCCCGGAAATCGGCATGTCGATGGTGCGCGGGCGGATCGGCGGCGGCGGCCCCCCATTCAATCTCGGAGAGATGACGATCGCCCGTTGCAGCATCCGCGACGAGGCGGGCCGCATCGGCCACGGCTACGCGGCGGGGCGTGACCGCGATCTCGTCGAACTGATCGCCAGGCTGGACGCGGTATTGCAGGACGAGGCGCTTCATCCGCTCTACCATGAAGCGGTCGTCGCGCCGCTGGCGGCGGCGCAGACTGCGCGCCGGGCGGCGGCCGAGGCCCGCGCCGCGGCGACGGAAGTGCGCTTCTTCACCCTCTCGACGATGCGGGGCGATCTGCCATGACCCGCCTTGAGACCGGTTTCGCATCGCCTCTGGCGGCGCAGGCCTGTTTTCGCGCCCTGCTCACCGCGTTTGGCGCCCCGGGCCGGATCGTTGCGCTGCCCCACGTGGTTGAACCGCCCGCCGGGCTTTCGCCGGCTGCCGCCGCCGTTCTTCTGACCCTCGCCGATCCCGCGACGGGCGTCGCCCTTCCGGCACAAGCCCCCGCGCGGGATTGGCTGGCGTTCCACACCGGCGCGCCGCTCGCCGCGCCGGCGGATGCCGCATTCTGCGTCGCCGCCGCGCGGCCGGCCCTCGCGTCTCTGCGACAGGGCAGCGAGGAGGTTCCGGAAGACGGCGCAACCCTGATCCTCGATGTTCCGGCCCTCGATGCCGGCCGCCGCTGCCGGCTGGCCGGGCCGGGCCTGGCGGCGCCGGTGACGGTGCCGCTGCCGGTGGATGGCGCCTTCGTGGCCGAATGGCGGGCGCAGATGCGCCGCGCGCCTTGCGGCATCGACGTCCTGCTCTGCGCCGGCCACCGCGTGATTGCCCTGCCGCGCAGCCTGTCCATCGAGGAGGCCTGACATGTATGTGGCGGTCAAGGGCGGCGAGGCGGCCATCGATGCGGCGCATCGCTGGACGGCCGATGAGCGCCGCGGCGATCCGTCGGTGCCGCCTCTGGCGCTCGACCAGATCGCCAACCAGCTCGGCCGCGCGGTCGACCGCGTGATGGCGGAGGGCGCCCTGTACGACCGCGAACTGGCCGCGCGGGCGATCCGCCAGGCGCAGGGCGACCTGATCGAGGCGGCGTTCCTGCTGCGCGCCTATCGCACGACGCTGCCGCGCCTGGTCGATTCGGAGCCGGTCGACACCGCGGCAATGCTGCTGAAGCGCCGGATCTCCGCCGTTTTCAAGGACCTGCCGGGCGGCCAGCGCCTGGGGCCGACGACGGACTACACCCATCGCCTGCTCGATCTGTCGCCGGATGCGCCTGACCCGCCGCCCGCGGAGCCGCGTGCGGAGCCTGTCCCGCCGCCCGCGCCGGTGCCGCGCGTGACCGATCTTCTGGGCGCGGAATCGCTGATCGAGCCGGATGGCTCCGGCGAACGGCCTGCCGGCGACCTGACCATGGAACCCGTCGCCTTCCCGGCCCCGCGCGGGGTGCGCCTTCAGGCCCTCGCCCGGGGCGACGAGGGCTTCCTGCTCGCGCTCGGCTATTCGACGCAGCGCGGCTACGGCAACAATCACCCCTTCGTCGGCGAACTCCGGGTCGGCGAGGTGCCGGTCAGCATCGTGCCGCCGGAACTCGGCTTCGCGATCGAGATCGGCGACATCACGCTCACCGAGTGCCAGATGGTGAACCAGTTCATCGGCAGCCGGGCGGCGCCGCCGCAATTCACGCGCGGCTACGGGCTCTGCTTCGGCCATGCCGACCGCAAGGCGATCGCGATGGCGCTGGTCGACCGGGCGATGCGCGCGGACGAACTGGGCGAGGATGCCGCATCGCCGGCGCAGGACGTCGAATTCGTCGTATCCCACTGCGACAACATCGAAGCGACCGGCTTCGTCGAACATCTCAAATTGCCGCATCACGTGGATTTCCAGAGCGAGCTGGAAACGATCCGCGCCATGCGGGCCGCAGCGGGGGCCGGCGATGCAGGGCTATAATTTCGCCTATCTGGACGAGCACACGAAGCGCATGATCCGCCGCGCGATCCTCAAGGCCGTGGCGATACCGGGCCATCAGGTCCCCTTCGCGAGCCGCGAGATGCCGCTGCCCTATGGCTGGGGCACCGGCGGCATCCAGCTGACGGCGTCGCTCCTCGGCCCGGACGACGTTCTCAAGGTGATCGACCAGGGGGCGGACGACACGACGAACGCGGTGTCGATCCGGCGGTTCTTCGCCCGCACCGCCGGCATCCGCACCACGACCCGCACGGCCGAGGCGACGGTGATCCAGACAAGGCACCGGATTCCCGAGACGCCGCTGCGGGAAGGACAGATCATCGTCTACCAGGTGCCGATACCCGAGCCGCTCTACCGGCTCGAACCGAGCCGCGCCGCGGCCGCGCAGATGCACGCGCTGGCGGATTACGGGGCCATGCATGTCAGGCTCTACGAAGAGATCACGCGCCATGGCCGCGTCGCGCTGTCCTACGATTATCCGGTCATGGTGAACGAGCGCTATCTGATGTCGCCATCGCCGATTCCGGCCTTCGACAATCCGAAGCTGCATATGAACCCGGCCATGCAGCTCTTCGGCGCGGGGCGCGAGAAGCGCATCTACGCGGTGCCGCCGTTCACGGCCGTGCGCTCGCTGGATTTCGAGGATCATCCCTTCGACCCCCGCCGCGCGGATGCCGCCTGCGCGCTGTGCGGCGCGCGGGAGACCTATCTCGACGAGATCGTCTCGGACGATCGCGGCGGGAAGATGTTCGTCTGCTCGGATACCGATTGCTGCGAGTCGCGGCGGGAGACGGCGCCATGACGCTGCTGCAGGCGCGGGACCTCCGCAAGCGGTTCGGCCCGGTCGCCGCGCTGGACGATGTTTCGCTGTCGCTGCGCCGGCGTGAGATCGTGGCGATCGTCGGCGAGAGCGGGTCCGGCAAGTCCACCCTCCTGAACGTCCTGAGCGGCCGCATCGCGCCCGATTCGGGAACCGTGCTGTATGACGAGGGCGAGGGCCTGTCGCCGATCGCCGGGCGCGGCGAGGCGCGGCTGCGGCACCTGCAGCGCACCCGCTGGGGCTTCGTCCAGCAGGACCCGCGGCAGGCGCTCCGGCTTTCGGTCACGGCGGGCGGCAATATCGGCGAGCGGCTGATGGTCTCCGGCGCGCGGCATTACGGCGATATCCGCGCCACCGCCGCGCGCTGGCTCGAAACCGTCGAAATCGATCCGGCGCGGCTCGACGATCTGCCCCGCACCTTCTCCGGCGGCATGCTCCAGCGCCTGCAGATCGCCGCGACCCTGGTGACCGAGCCGGAACTCGTCTTCATGGACGAACCGACCGGCGGGCTCGACGTGTCCGTCCAGGCGCGGATTCTCGACCTGGTGCGCGGCCTCGTGCGCCGGCTCGGCCTCGCGGTCCTCCTCGTCACGCACGATATCGGCGTGGCGCGCCTCCTCGCCGACCGGCTCGTGGTGATGCGCCACGGCCGCATCGTCGAGACCGGATTGACCGATCAGGTGCTGGACGATCCGCACCATGAATACACCCAGCTCCTCGTCTCCTCGGTGCTGCCCGCATGATCGTGCTCGACGCCGCCGGGCTTGAGAAAACCTTCGTGCTGCACCTGCAGAACGGAACCCGGCTGCCGGTGCTGCGCGGCGCCGGGCTGACGCTGCGCGCCGGCCGGTGCGTCGCGCTGACCGGCCCTTCGGGTGCCGGAAAATCGACCCTGTTGCGCGCGCTCTACGGAAACTACCTGGTTAGTGTCGGATCGATCCGCGTCCGCCATCGCGGCGTCATGATCGACATGGCCGATGCGCCGCCGGAGCGGGTGATCGAGATCCGGCGCGAGACGCTGGGCTATGTCTCCCAGTTCCTGCGCGCCATGCCGCGCCTCGCCGCGCGCGACGTCGTGGCCGCGCCCCTGCTCGACCGTGGCGCCGCCGCGGAGGCCGCCGCCGCGCGGGCGGGGGCGATGCTGGACCGGCTCGGCATTCCAACCCCCCTGCATGCCCTGCCGCCGGTGACCTTCTCGGGCGGCGAGCAGCAGCGCGTGAACCTCGCCCGCGCCTTCGCCTGCGAGTGGCCGATCCTCCTCCTCGACGAGCCGACCGCCTCGCTCGATGCCGCCAACCGGGACATCGTGATCGGGCTGATGCGCGAGGCGAAGGCTCGCGGCGCGGCCCTGCTCGGGATATTCCACGACCGGCACGTCCGCGACGCCGTGGCGGACGAAACGCTGTCGCTCGAACCCCTGAAGGAAAGCGCATGACGACGTTCACCAATGCAAGGCTCGTGCTGCCCGACCAAATCCGCGACGGCACCCTGTCCGTCGCGCAGGGCCGGATCGCGGCATTCGGCGGCTCCGGCGCGGATGTCGACCTCGAGGGCGATTACCTGATTCCGGGCATCATCGACCTGCACACCGACAATCTGGAACGGCAGACCCAGCCGCGCAACAACGCGCGCTGGCCGTCGCGGTCCGCCCTGCTGACGCATGACGCGCAATGCGCTGCGGCCGGCATCACGACGGTGTTCGACGCCCTCTGCCTCGGCGATATCGGCTTCGGCAAGGCCCGCAACCAGACCTTCGAGGACGCCTTTGTCGACCTGCGCGCCCTGTTGCCGCTCGGCGCCCTGAAGAGCGAGCACTTCCTGCATCTGCGCTGCGAACTCCCCGCGCCCGAAATGCCCGGC
This genomic interval from Acidiphilium multivorum AIU301 contains the following:
- a CDS encoding glycosyltransferase; translation: MRILTWQWGRRGAGPRFAALLHAALGRLPATESVLSLSAEAEILGAADAPDCAWRYPTYSSAAGALARLLTLPLAGRSVRAELDRLAPDVALCAMPAVLDRLMVANLRVPYGIIVHDAVSHPGESLSFRLVDQARLLRGAGLLATLSQAVTDELHNAGAVRPGQRVLTLTHPPMPVGDGAMPAAPFAHGGRPRLLMFGRLLPYKGLDLLCQAMADLGPDPGFMLKVAGDGPDSAELGRLGAMPHVVVDRRWIPEAELAQLIGDSDALVLPYRQASQSGVAAAALALGRQVIATDVGGLAEQLRDAPQAILCPPDAGALADALRTWRDRRFTPGPTPAADPMAAWTAMAAQLRAGLGAISGAA
- a CDS encoding TCR/Tet family MFS transporter; translation: MGFIFAVLVIDSIGFGLIAPILPDLVEKLSATPASHAALWVGVLSMTFAATQFFAAPVLGQLSDRFGRRRLILVSLAGSAANYLLLAFAPNLLWLFVGRLIAGATAGNVSAASAYIADITPPERRAQRFGLIGAAFGLGFTTGPVIGGFLGAIDLRLPFLVSAGLVAVNVVYGIFVLPESLPPERRRPFRLREATPLGAMRLLTTVPRLWRLAAAWSVRWFGLGAIQAVFVLYASLRFGWGPRENGIFFACTGIASTLVQFGLVRRAVTLLGERGAAFVGFACNAAAYMIFGVAPTASWLFAGVGLMALGSIANPAIRSMLSRAAPADQQGRMNGALSSIEGLTAIVAPLTGAAVFEAFSGVLPWRFPGAPFVMVAVMLAGAAMLVWSVKPVQAAPEIAPSPARN
- the phnG gene encoding phosphonate C-P lyase system protein PhnG; the encoded protein is MSRAAWLGVLARATCAELAACLAAVPPLAGFVRLRGPEIGMSMVRGRIGGGGPPFNLGEMTIARCSIRDEAGRIGHGYAAGRDRDLVELIARLDAVLQDEALHPLYHEAVVAPLAAAQTARRAAAEARAAATEVRFFTLSTMRGDLP
- the phnH gene encoding phosphonate C-P lyase system protein PhnH, which gives rise to MTRLETGFASPLAAQACFRALLTAFGAPGRIVALPHVVEPPAGLSPAAAAVLLTLADPATGVALPAQAPARDWLAFHTGAPLAAPADAAFCVAAARPALASLRQGSEEVPEDGATLILDVPALDAGRRCRLAGPGLAAPVTVPLPVDGAFVAEWRAQMRRAPCGIDVLLCAGHRVIALPRSLSIEEA
- a CDS encoding carbon-phosphorus lyase complex subunit PhnI yields the protein MYVAVKGGEAAIDAAHRWTADERRGDPSVPPLALDQIANQLGRAVDRVMAEGALYDRELAARAIRQAQGDLIEAAFLLRAYRTTLPRLVDSEPVDTAAMLLKRRISAVFKDLPGGQRLGPTTDYTHRLLDLSPDAPDPPPAEPRAEPVPPPAPVPRVTDLLGAESLIEPDGSGERPAGDLTMEPVAFPAPRGVRLQALARGDEGFLLALGYSTQRGYGNNHPFVGELRVGEVPVSIVPPELGFAIEIGDITLTECQMVNQFIGSRAAPPQFTRGYGLCFGHADRKAIAMALVDRAMRADELGEDAASPAQDVEFVVSHCDNIEATGFVEHLKLPHHVDFQSELETIRAMRAAAGAGDAGL
- a CDS encoding alpha-D-ribose 1-methylphosphonate 5-phosphate C-P-lyase PhnJ, with the protein product MQGYNFAYLDEHTKRMIRRAILKAVAIPGHQVPFASREMPLPYGWGTGGIQLTASLLGPDDVLKVIDQGADDTTNAVSIRRFFARTAGIRTTTRTAEATVIQTRHRIPETPLREGQIIVYQVPIPEPLYRLEPSRAAAAQMHALADYGAMHVRLYEEITRHGRVALSYDYPVMVNERYLMSPSPIPAFDNPKLHMNPAMQLFGAGREKRIYAVPPFTAVRSLDFEDHPFDPRRADAACALCGARETYLDEIVSDDRGGKMFVCSDTDCCESRRETAP
- the phnK gene encoding phosphonate C-P lyase system protein PhnK, which encodes MTLLQARDLRKRFGPVAALDDVSLSLRRREIVAIVGESGSGKSTLLNVLSGRIAPDSGTVLYDEGEGLSPIAGRGEARLRHLQRTRWGFVQQDPRQALRLSVTAGGNIGERLMVSGARHYGDIRATAARWLETVEIDPARLDDLPRTFSGGMLQRLQIAATLVTEPELVFMDEPTGGLDVSVQARILDLVRGLVRRLGLAVLLVTHDIGVARLLADRLVVMRHGRIVETGLTDQVLDDPHHEYTQLLVSSVLPA